From a region of the Triticum aestivum cultivar Chinese Spring chromosome 7D, IWGSC CS RefSeq v2.1, whole genome shotgun sequence genome:
- the LOC123167939 gene encoding fasciclin-like arabinogalactan protein 7 yields the protein MKLRSGIFTVAMLAIAVLSSPAFAQKTKSPPAPPAAVLPPSPAPAPAPRHVDLADLLSVAGPFHTFLDYLQKTNVLETFQSKANDTKEGITMFVPKDSAFAALRTTTFANLTSDQLKSLMLYHALPKYYSLAEFNKLSSLNPVATFAGSQYTLNLTDNMGSIRIKSMWSNPKISSSVYSTRPVAVYEVDKVLLPMQIFKSDPPLAPAPAPAPADAKTSDDAPSPASGKSASAKAKAGSKSASPRAGVSVASYLAVAVSGGLMMLL from the coding sequence ATGAAGCTCAGATCAGGCATTTTTACCGTGGCCATGCTCGCCATTGCCGTGCTCTCCTCCCCAGCATTCGCACAGAAGACGAAGAGCCCCCCTGCTCCGCCGGCAGCCGTCCTCCCACCGTCCccagcaccagcaccagcgccGCGCCACGTGGACCTCGCGGACCTCCTGAGCGTGGCCGGCCCGTTCCACACCTTCCTGGACTACCTCCAGAAGACCAACGTCCTGGAGACTTTCCAGAGCAAGGCGAACGACACCAAGGAGGGGATCACCATGTTCGTGCCCAAGGACTCGGCGTTCGCGGCGCTGAGGACGACGACGTTCGCCAACCTCACCAGCGACCAGCTCAAGTCGCTGATGCTGTACCACGCGCTGCCCAAGTACTACTCGCTGGCCGAGTTCAACAAGCTGAGCAGCCTCAACCCGGTGGCCACCTTCGCGGGGTCGCAGTACACGCTCAACCTCACCGACAACATGGGCAGCATCCGGATCAAGTCCATGTGGTCCAACCCCAAGATCAGCAGCAGCGTCTACTCCACCCGCCCGGTCGCCGTCTACGAGGTCGACAAGGTGCTGCTGCCGATGCAGATCTTCAAGAGCGACCCGCCGCTGGCCCCTGCCCCCGCGCCCGCCCCCGCCGACGCCAAGACCTCTGATGACGCGCCTAGCCCGGCGTCGGGGAAGTCAGCGAGCGCGAAGGCCAAGGCGGGGTCCAAGAGCGCGTCGCCCCGCGCCGGCGTCAGTGTGGCCAGTTACCTGGCGGTGGCTGTCTCCGGTGGCCTGATGATGCTCTTGTGA